The following coding sequences are from one Capsicum annuum cultivar UCD-10X-F1 chromosome 3, UCD10Xv1.1, whole genome shotgun sequence window:
- the LOC107866244 gene encoding histone-lysine N-methyltransferase, H3 lysine-9 specific SUVH6-like, producing the protein MSLLAETSPSKMLRKRLHRSVDATRNFPQNCGPFVHEKKESKRVKVNTMRTFPEQCAPRIPQAKNGSDTQCSADAQIIKSCSEVAMNVIDSVEPLSVFVPSNFEAKDMQPRQVKREDLVATHSMFDESTQQHEVLVNEVIQKPSTDTGYTCDWFIEGELPAIVSPENPIDGQNEPSKETSTRVHHEKVSDDESTSGVDDNEVCILSFSERNSLESGLKTRSAGEKGGKDEIVPAEAVRSPESLHTCKVIVEDAGCFEPMPDTVRSEQHDELNKGQDFVFKDWDQHESVVIKKQIDLGVSQEDLGKSAVMCGVSGHGLLTEYKHEHIHKVKEVRETLKLYDDVYTKLLLEDKAEKHEGPSKRRIHIEAAMTLKKQKKWVNREWTFGHVPGVEIGDQFRFRAELVTIGLHQKFIKGINYVNINRKRVATSIVDSGRYGNEAISSETFIYVGQGRNPKVSFNARVENQKLEGGNLALKNSMDLGYPVRVICGRQRVNGEKSDVRYIYDGLYTVTKCWQERAPTGKYVLKFELKRNLGQQKLTRELVSRPPNLVKVNHFPENVNKETKSIMQSELIVDYDVSQGKEKIPIPAVNMIDDERPPPFTYITNMQYPDWYYISKPQGCNCTSGCLDSEQCSCASRNGGEIPFNTRGSILRAKPLVYECGPSCKCPPSCKNRVSQHGPRYHLEIFKTESRGWGLRSRDYISCGSFICEYVGELIDEKEAENRIDHDEYLFDVGNYDEEIPKRNVACNNNFKVESNSLKRKDEDGFTLDALRYGNVGRFINHSCSPNLYAQNVMYYHGDNRVPHIMFFASESIAPLEELTYHYNYQIDHVFDKNGNMKRKNCRCGSRKCEGRMY; encoded by the coding sequence ATGTCTCTGTTAGCGGAAACAAGCCCCTCAAAGATGTTACGGAAGAGGCTTCATCGGAGCGTTGATGCTACCCGCAATTTTCCTCAAAATTGTGGTCCATTTGTTCATGAAAAGAAGGAAAGCAAGCGTGTAAAAGTCAATACTATGAGGACTTTTCCTGAGCAATGTGCCCCACGTATTCCTCAAGCGAAGAATGGAAGTGATACTCAATGCTCCGCTGATGCTCAGATCATTAAAAGTTGTTCTGAAGTTGCTATGAATGTGATTGATTCAGTTGAGCCTTTAAGTGTTTTTGTGCCAAGTAATTTTGAGGCAAAAGATATGCAACCTAGGCAGGTTAAAAGGGAAGATTTGGTTGCAACGCATAGTATGTTTGATGAGTCTACTCAACAGCATGAAGTCTTGGTTAATGAGGTTATCCAAAAGCCATCAACCGATACAGGATACACATGTGATTGGTTTATAGAAGGAGAATTGCCTGCTATTGTTTCACCAGAAAATCCAATTGATGGTCAAAATGAACCTAGTAAGGAAACAAGCACGAGAGTTCATCACGAAAAAGTTTCTGACGATGAATCCACGAGTGGGGTAGATGATAATGAAGTTTGCATTTTATCTTTTTCCGAGCGGAACTCACTAGAATCGGGTCTCAAGACACGAAGTGCTGGTGAGAAAGGTGGCAAGGATGAGATCGTGCCGGCAGAAGCAGTTCGGTCTCCAGAATCCCTACACACGTGCAAGGTTATTGTTGAGGATGCAGGCTGTTTTGAGCCAATGCCGGACACCGTACGTTCTGAGCAGCATGATGAACTGAACAAAGGCCAGGATTTTGTCTTTAAGGATTGGGATCAACATGAATCTGTGGTCATAAAGAAGCAAATAGATCTCGGAGTTTCTCAAGAAGATTTAGGGAAGTCTGCCGTCATGTGTGGTGTTTCTGGTCATGGATTGTTAACTgaatataaacatgaacatatTCACAAAGTGAAAGAAGTTAGAGAGACTCTGAAACTTTATGATGACGTATATACTAAACTTCTGCTAGAAGATAAAGCAGAGAAACATGAAGGACCATCTAAAAGAAGAATCCATATCGAGGCAGCAATGACTTTGAAAAAACAGAAAAAGTGGGTAAATCGTGAGTGGACCTTTGGACATGTTCCTGGAGTTGAAATTGGGGATCAATTCCGATTCAGGGCAGAACTTGTTACAATTGGACTACATCAAAAATTTATTAAGGGTATCAATTATGTGAATATTAACAGGAAGCGTGTCGCAACTAGTATTGTTGATTCTGGTCGGTATGGGAACGAAGCCATTTCTTCTGAAACATTCATTTATGTAGGTCAAGGTCGCAATCCAAAAGTATCTTTTAATGCAAGAGTGGAAAATCAAAAGCTTGAAGGGGGTAATCTTGCCTTGAAGAACTCCATGGACTTGGGATATCCAGTGAGGGTTATTTGTGGTCGACAAAGAGTAAATGGTGAAAAAAGTGATGTAAGATACATTTACGATGGGCTCTACACTGTGACTAAGTGTTGGCAAGAAAGAGCTCCAACTGGAAAATATGTTTTGAAGTTtgaactgaaaagaaatcttGGCCAACAAAAACTTACTCGTGAACTAGTGTCACGGCCACCAAATTTAGTCAAGGTAAATCATTTTCCTGAAAATGTTAACAAGGAAACAAAGTCGATTATGCAGTCGGAGCTAATTGTGGACTATGATGTCTCGCAAGGAAAAGAGAAGATACCGATCCCTGCTGTCAATATGATAGATGATGAGAGACCCCCACCATTCACTTATATTACCAACATGCAATATCCGGATTGGTATTATATCTCTAAACCTCAAGGTTGCAATTGCACAAGTGGATGCTTGGATTCTGAGCAATGCTCTTGTGCTTCTAGGAATGGAGGTGAGATTCCATTCAATACAAGAGGCTCTATTCTTAGAGCAAAACCTCTCGTTTATGAGTGTGGTCCATCTTGCAAATGTCCCCCTTCTTGCAAAAATAGAGTTAGCCAACATGGTCCGCGTTACCATTTGGAGATTTTCAAGACCGAATCAAGAGGATGGGGTTTGAGGTCACGAGATTATATCTCATGTGGAAGTTTTATATGTGAATATGTTGGGGAGTTGATTGATGAAAAGGAAGCTGAAAATAGAATAGATCATGATGAGTACTTGTTTGATGTTGGCAACTATGATGAAGAAATCCCCAAAAGGAATGTTGCGTGTAATAATAACTTCAAAGTTGAGTCAAACTCTTTGAAAAGGAAGGATGAAGATGGCTTTACCCTTGATGCGTTAAGATATGGGAATGTTGGAAGATTTATCAACCATAGTTGCTCACCAAACCTTTATGCTCAAAATGTCATGTATTACCATGGTGATAATAGAGTACCTCACATAATGTTTTTTGCTTCTGAGAGTATAGCTCCATTAGAGGAGCTTACTTATCACTACAACTACcagattgaccatgtttttgaTAAAAATGGCAATATGAAGAGAAAGAATTGTAGATGTGGCTCCCGCAAGTGTGAGGGGAGAATGTACTGA